The following nucleotide sequence is from Triticum dicoccoides isolate Atlit2015 ecotype Zavitan chromosome 7B, WEW_v2.0, whole genome shotgun sequence.
GACGATCAAACTGCCTATGGCGCCGCTCCAGGTACTGGTCCTGGCGGGGACCACGATCTTCTCGATGCCTGGGTGACCTTGGACTATGTGTTGACTGAACTGTGTTTGCAACCATTGACCTGTTATGAATTATGTTGCGCGACTGGGAAACGGCATAATTCTGTTCCCCGTCGGCTTTAAGCAATGCAAGGATCTGCTCTAAACCTCTACCAGCTTCTGAATGTgatggctgaattgactctgctatgcgaGCTGCTGCAACAACATTTTGAATCGGAGTTTGGTATACCTGAGTCTCAGTCGGAAACATCCATCGTGcgtgtcgactggattcgggaatccGCTGATGAGCGCGTTCATCGAGTGCCTTCTGCAGATTCTCCAGACGCGTACGCTCAgctaagttggccaagcgcgcaacCTCCaaagcccgagcctcgggggtctcCCCAACGATGGGGGTCTGGAGCGCTTGGACATTGCGACGATGCAACGCTTCCCTCTGCTCCATGGTGAGGGCCTCAGGGACGTACTCTTCATGCCCTTGTGATGggccagcgccgccatcgccgccaaTGTTGCGGCGAAACCCGGGCGGGCTGTGCTGAAAGGTGACCACGAGAACTTCTGTCGCTGGATCATTACTCTCGCACTCGAAGAGGGAATCCGAGGGACCAGTCGGCAGATCAAACAGACCAtaaagagattcgtcgggcttgatCGCTGTGACCTGGAGGATGgttgattggcgagccaccgcatgtttcacccaccgctggagccacgAACGGCCGGACCGCTTGCGACAGCGAACAGCGAGGAGCGATGATGTAGCCGaggtcgaccgatactgggtcggcgGCTGTCGAAGAAGAACGCCGCAAGCACTCGCacggaagtgcgtcgccccgcggacggggagggcCTTGACGTcgaggggagcttcttgaagccaggcggagtcgtcagcgatgaaaacgagagcgccgagacggatctcgcggcccaacGCCAAACCGCAGTCGGAAACCATGTTGTCGGAGAATGAAATAcgcaacctcaccggaagtcgcttagacgcctgccccacggtgggcgccaactgtcgtgggagtaagactgacagtaagaataggggatACGTATGAGGAGACAAGGTCCTAGCTACACTGAGGTTGTACACGCaagtttacgagttcagacccctctcggaggaggtaaaagccctacatctcggtgccctgaggctgcGTCGACTGAATTTGCGTGAATGTTACAAGCAGTGGCGGGTCCAATAGGTGGGCTTCATAGGGCTCTAGCCTACCCTCCAAAAAACTGATTATTCTTTTTACTACTACTCCTCTTCTCAGCTCAGCTCCTTCCGCCTAACAACATGCAACAGCCCATACGCAGGGCTGCCCACACCAAAGCAACGAAGTACTATCACCTGCTCCTTACCTCAACTTATCTCGTATTCAGGTTGTCACTGATTGTCTAGAAATGGTGAAGAACGTCAAAGAGAACAATCTTTGTGCCAATGTTGTCATCATCAGGGAGTTTCTAGTGAAGCAGTGTGTGTTCGGTAGTGCCCCATTATTGCACATCAAGAGATCATCAAACTGTGAGGCTCACAATCTGGTTAAAGCTGCAGTTTCTTTGGGGGTGGGTCACCATGTTTGGCTTACTTCCCCTCCATCCATCACTGTAATTCCTGAAAACATTTGCGTGGCTGCCGGTAGTGCTCACGGCTGGTCGCTGAGTAATTTGAATCAGCAAATTTTGTACATTTGTAATTGCTAGTTCATGTTATGTTAATTAATTTATTTAAGAAGATTCAAAAtttaatatttttcatatattctaGTAAATACTACATGTTTCCAGTAGTAATCTAAGAAAATCTCAGCTTATTTGGTCAAAAGAATTATGAGATGATGTTGTTTTCTTCAAACAAATGTTTCATTTTTTTCGATGTTAACTTTGAGCCCACGCTCCAATTTCGTCCTGGATTCGCCACTGGTTacaaggggtgtgaacccttgtgctagaggaggaggatggcttatatagagtgcgccaagaccctctcaaacctccgttacacagggttcaatgtgagttaagatggggcgttactggtaatgcctgccataaatgatcattaagactacggagtgaacgcccgaccgttgccatcctgggatAACTTTAGGTCTTGTATACACCGAGTGGTTCTTCATCTGGTCGACTGACTATGCtgtggtcgagtggaattggggtatcctAGTGGAGTCTTCTGTCGACTGGAATCGCACTTTGGGGTGATTCCAGTCGGTATTCCCTGTTGGTCTTTGAATGCCTTTCACTGTAGGTCGGTGTCCTTGCgtggggtgtctaggtcaggcctaagaccctaccctaggtacatgtcctcgTCACCTAGGTCGGCGCGACCTGCTTCTTTGTCAATGCCACCCCGCACCTCGCATTGCGCCGCTACTGATGCACCACCTCCGCTTTGGCTCTGCTCTTGGATGACGAGACGCTAGCTAGCGCCGACACCTTTGAGGAAGTAGTGGAGGCGGGGTTGTTGATTTGGCGGGAACGTGAGTTCCTCCTTTACAGCGAGGAGGACTGGGCACCGCTAGCTGCCCGGCTTGCAATGTGGCGGGGAGGATGGCTCGTTCTTCACGCGGCAACCTATTTGGACGCCACAGTTGTGTGGCGGCGGGGGTGGCTCCTCCTCACGCGGCATCTGAATTGGACTCCCGGGTTGTGTAGAGGGGGCATTGGTGCCGGACCACGGTCGATGGAAGaccgacactactagggaaaagcttatacatagaatcttaccagcagcgctgctCAAAATACaacactactgctacttagcagcagcgcgtgatagcaaaacgcgctgctggaaggaaaatagcagtagcgcgtccaccgcaNNNNNNNNNNNNNNNNNNNNNNNNNNNNNNNNNNNNNNNNNNNNNNNNNNNNNNNNNNNNNNNNNNNNNNNNNNNNNNNNNNNNNNNNNNNNNNNNNNNNNNNNNNNNNNNNNNNNNNNNNNNNNNNNNNNNNNNNNNNNNNNNNNNNNNNNNNNNNNNNNNNNNNNNNNNNNNNNNNNNNNNNNNNNNNNNNNNTAatggaccgcgctactgctatggaagttagcagcagcgcgctttgaagaaaaccgctactgctaagattagcccacaagtttagtcccacctcgctccatgaACAGGGtgcttaccaccttaaatatgttatttctgaaactatcacaaccagttggtcttcactaaactctatgtgtaaaatttgtggccgcaatatgagtcctctccggttcctagcggagaggactcatattgacaattcagattgtacacaaaaagatcattgatggccaatgtatttttgcatagacgtatttttgtatagttacacttagcagtagcggtttatatgcaaagtgctactgctattcagattagctgtagcgcgtttcggcaaacgcgctacaactatccctaccttatccctacgtgcacgaccgaccctctctctcactcacactctcactctcgcccgcgtgccgataaccgtcgtcgtgcgtcgccgctgccgccgccttcgtccgtccgccatcGAGGCATTCCCCTCCTtctgtccctcctccctcctccttgcacatcctccctccgcctgcggcccctcctccctcctccgccgccgccctcctccctccgcctgcggccgcccctcctctctccatcgccggcagccctcctcccaccgccctcgacctcaccgccgccacccgagcccacccagcaccgccgcctcccgatcccaatcccgccctcgccgcccctagctacctctccgtcgcccccaccccctaccactagttagtactagatttagtagtagtagatgttaatttagggttcatagctagtactagatgttgcttagttagtactagatttttagtagtagtaggtgttaatttagggttcacattagtactagatttttagtactccctccattcccttatataaggccactatgaaaaatacattttacatttatacaaggccactaacactaaccgAGGCAAAACTTAATGATATTTTCTCGTACTActacttgcatgcatgtagtcataataaTACTGTGCTACTTCCTTCTCATTCATTCGTTGCATGCATGTGAACGCATTAATGATCACAGTTAACAAAAAGAAAAGTTGACTTGCAAAGTAATCATTAAATTTTACCtaggtacctgtaatttgagtttgtggccttgtataagaaaatggagggagtagtagatgttaattactagtagtgatggtactagttaactagggcagtatgattaatagtagttgtagttgaactaatttagttgtagttgaactagtttactaagtaaattaataaactagttgaactagttgaattaatagaactaatgtatttttagtaagataattaatataactagttgaactattttatttttagaaagaactagtttttttctatttatagtaagtttatatttagtaagtactagttgaattaataaaactagttgaacatgtcatatttgttgttattttttagtttaagcaattattcgggatgtattagtgataacttatacggtttcaggtgaccaccgtcgtccccgtcaccgaccccctccgacatccccaccgtcgtcccagtcaccgaccccctccgacatccccgccatcgtcccagtcaccgagcccctccgacatcgaggtgagaccagccaaatatccttgtatatcttgtgttgttgctcaaataggatatgtggttgcccaagtgttcgttcatgttcagtttacatctccgagtggcctatgttttgccgacgtgttgattaatttccgttccggcaaatttcaggcgctcgatatgtccttttttagcaaaggtcatgccggattttttcgtgaattctggcatgacttgtgctagaatatgtacacgtttaatctttgaattatgaatgtaggaaatgtcgtactcggacgacgacagtctcccggggtagtgcagctggtgccacgacgatcgaggtatgtgcgacaggttcgttgagctggaagaagatcggcgctttagcattaagctcgaggagaccttcgatgttgaaacggtacgcaagaacgacaagtgtttttttcgtaattaagcatgacttcaactatttcaacgtctaattttcatatttcacaattcgactagcttatcacatgccatgcaagacgctatgtcttggagaggatggattttgaagaccatgaaaattttgaaacaaagaaaatacacctaaggacccatcatgatatggattttaaagtaaatctgtgcaatgctcagagcgtaacccattttggttgccaaaattgggaagcactttgcaaaatgtatggtttttatgagggtatgattgtcatcatggatcttggtgatcctgacatcgagcaagacaatatggacatttgggtccttgttgatacgcttccgattgtaccgctatgtgagtttttcAAACATACTTATTaaataatttatattgtttatttcaaaatagttgatagcttatttccattgacagcttattttgattcttcaaagactgtgcgtaagatggtagataaaactcactacaccgatggcaccgaattaacgtataaggagaaaatcaTCTGATcgtattttgtactcttcttgagaattacaataactattatcaaactcctccaaattatggtgaatacgtgccactagtgcatgtgttgaaccacggtaacttctctggagataacctggtaagattttttactattacgacatccgtgcatcttttgcatacttctaaaactagtacatcattgctaactacaaagttattattatgtttttcaacagaaactcccgatggattgtgtgcctcatctgatgtctctgaatggtcgcctctcagttctgaacatactgccaggtaaatctagggagctcacctgtgcatatcgaatttctaaaaccggtgaacacatgatcatcaaagaatgtaagaaatgtatggacattcgcaaggaggttcttggaagtaacattcagcgaaaggcaagaattggagacaggctaatctccattctccataatggagagtcaggggttatcttgttttttgctattttaccttaggaaatgtagtaggtcttaatcgaatgtagtaggtcctatgaggtataatatgtttattatgtggtaatgtgttagagttgataatgaggagtacttgtgattacgactagtgaccaatttgctatgtgatgtcattgatgaaaacgatgatcttgaggaggtgttatatgacaatgatgtattatgatgataagttgttaatgatatgatgatgatgatgatattattatatcattgggtgaaagaaccgcggattagtttcaagtggatggacatccacttgaaactagtccacggttctttcaccccgtgatgtaataactcattatgatgtaaaacaatctctaaattcatgttgtatgaaaacttgtgtaaaggtgtatgaatacaacatgaaattaaaaaagaaataaaatactaaataatagtagtagcgcgggaaaggagaagcgctactactaattaccagtagcgcggtcctgaagaaccgctactactaagtcaatttagcagtagcgtggatctaggcgcgctattgctaaggtttagctgtagcgccttatcagtagcgcttcctcccgcgctactgataggcctaaaacccgcactgctgctaggcttttccctagtagcgcGTTGCAGGCTGGTTTTCATATACCTCACAAACTCCTTGCGGTTTGCAGCTGCCTCCGCCAGAAAGGGGGcggcttcttctcctcctcgcctgagGAGATCGGCTCCAACTTGACATTAGACGGAGTTGTGGAGGAGGCGGGCCTAGAGCTCCTCACCCCTCCCCGCTCCCCGGATCCGAAACCAGGCTCTGACCCACTTGTTGGAGGCGTAGGGCTTCTTGCCCATCACGGCAACCGGTCCTGGAAGTGTGCTGGTGTGCGAAGGAGGTGGGACAGGAGAGGAGGAGGATAGGGTTTGCTTCCGCGCTCGTCTGGCTTTAATAGCCGGGGAAGGGTTGTCGAAGCTTCAATTCTACGGAGTAGGCTTCTCGGTCGCTGCACTGGCGTGAAACACGTATTGGTGGATGGCATGTCAGCCAGAATGAATGTGACGAAGTTTTCCAGAGCGAACACACACGGGAGAGGAGTTTTGAGTGAGTTTGGTGCGTCGGAGTCCGTTGCGGCAGACGTTCAGACTGGCCCGGACAATGTTTGTAGCCGTCGTTAGATGGCTAAAAGCTTTCGAGTTGTTTCATCCAGACAGTTGAGGTTGATTTGATGACACAAGTTGGAGTTGGCCTGAGAACACAGAAAGTTGGACACATGGGGCTCAAGAGATCACGTGAGTACATGTTCGAGCCAGAATCATATTTAGATTTTGCATGCACAAGAAAAACAGTGCGAGATAAGTAAAGTAGCCCACGCAAGTGTCCATGCATGTCTTCTCTTCGGGGGTATACGCTTCTCTCTCCAAAACAACCACGGCGACTTGTTGCACCAAAACAGCAAGGAGATGGCCCGGCCATCTTCGTCCAGTGAGGCAGCTGACACATACACACTCCCGGACAAGCCACGCGCCAAGAGTTATTGCCAACGGAGACGCACACTCATcactctcctccctcctccactcTTTCTACACGTACACTACCCTCTCAATCTCTTCTCAATCTTGGTTGCCTTTTTAACCACCTCTGCGCCGTCCACCACCTCACACAGCACAGCACAACCACACTGATTCATACAGCTAGCGAGTGAGCTGAGCTTAGCCAACCACACGCCTCCTAGCTAGCTCGCCCCGGCTTTCTCTTCTTGAGCGCCGACCGACCACTCACTCGGGCCATGATGAGCGGCGGCAGGATGAACCCGGCGGCGAGCGACGACTTCCCGTTCGCGGCAATGCAGCCGCCGCCCTACGTCGGCTTCGACCACGCCGGCGGAGGAGGCCAGCGCCACCAGGGCGCGATGATGTACGACAACTTCGACTACGCGGCCACCTTCGGCCAGTTCCAGGACGCGCCGAACCACCAGATGCTGGCGCTGCCGCCCAGCGGCGACGGCGCCGGCGGGCTGGTCCCCATGGCTCCGCCACCCATGCCCGGGATGCAGCTGCAGATGCCGCCTATGCCCCACGGGATGCATGGCCACGGCGACGTGTACCCGGCGATGGGGATGGTGAAGCGCGAGGGAGGCGCCGGGGACGCGGGGAGAATCGGGCTGAACCTCGGCCGGCGGACCTACTTCTCCCCCGGCGACATGATGGCGGTGGACCGGATCCTGATGCGGTCCCGTCTCGGCGGCGTGTTCGGGCTGGGATTCGGCCGCGCCCACCACCAGGCGCCTCGGTGCCAGGTGGAGGACTGCAAGGTCGACCTCTCCGGCGCCAAGCACTACCACCGGCGCCACAAGGTGTGCGAGTACCACGCCAAGgccgccctcgtcgccgccgccggcaagCAGCAGCGCTTCTGCCAGCAATGCAGCAGGTCAGACCCCACACCCCACCCCCACTCTCCATCAACTCTCTCTCGCTCTACTCATGTTCTTGCACAAGTATACTCCGTATAGCTTAGCTAGGTTGCAGCTTGGCTGGTGTGAACTGTTTGCCTTTCCAGTCTTCGCTCTGTTTTTGGTTCACGACACTTGTCCGTTGCGGCGGCCATGGTGCAAAAGCAGGTCTCAGTCTCAGAGACGACCAGTCATGTCAAACTAAAAAGACAACACAAAACACTAGTCCATGTAGCACAAACATGAGCTTTTCCATGGCCGTTTTCCCGTCCTGTGGATCGATGGAGACAGGATCACGAAAAGAAAAAGAGATCCAAAAGGCAGCGTTCTTTGGGCTAGCTGCACACTCCAGACCGCTGCGTGCTGCGACGAGCGGCTGATCCTGTGGCAGGCTTTTGCACCTGGGCATATCTCTGCCTTTCTCGCATTGACCAATGTTGTGTGGCGGTGCCAGTGGCGACTAGACTTTTGCATATGGGTTCACATGCATGCATCACTTGTTGAGCTAGCTAGaattttaattttgttgagtagtaCGTACGAGTTAAAAGATTTTGGTGCTCAAGGTTAGCTAGCTTAGTTTAGCCTAAATTGTTCTTGTAATTGGATTGGCCTTAGGTTCCACGTGCTCACGGAGTTCGACGAGGCCAAGAGGAGCTGCCGGAGGCGGCTCGCAGAGCACAACCGTCGCCGGAGGAAGCCTGCGGCCGGCACCACGGCGACGTCGTCGAAAGACTCCGCGCCGCCTTCCAAGAAACCCAACGCCGGCGCCATCTCCGGTTCCTACACCGCCGACAACAACAGTAAGCCGACACCTTGGCCTTATCTAATTGCATCCTGCCTGCTGCGATTGATCATCATTTATCGGAGCTAATTTGTACGCACGTACGATCCATTGATCAGCTTTGAGCACGACGAAGTCGACCATCTCCTCCAACACCAGCGCGATCAGCTTCCTCCAGCAGGGCCAGGCCAGGGCGGTAGCAGCGACAAGGCCGACGACGCTCACCCTGGGCTCGTCGCCGGAGAGGGACGACCGCCAGCAGCAGCTCCACAACCATCAGGAGCAGCAGCATTTCATCACCTCCCTCCTGCACAACAACATCAATAACAGCAACATCCTGTCGTGTTCCTCGGTGAGCTCCAGCACGATGCCATCGGCGGCGACGGCAAACGGCGAGGTCTCCAACCAgaacaacgacaacgccaacaacaaCATGCATATGTTTGAGGTGGACTTTATGTAGATGTTGAATCTGGAGCATTAGGCTTGACATAATTATGATCTAACCACAGTTAGAACACCACATTAGATTGTAAGCCGAAGTGTTTTGTTTTCACCGGTTACGGGGCGAGGTCGAGTGCTTTGGTGTATTGGGGCTAAACAGCAACAAAACATTATACTAATTGGCACCCTTAGTTTAGAGTGGACTTTGAGATAGTTTCAGCTACCAAGTATCTCGAAACAGGCATTCGCTCCGCTTTATAAATAAAACAACAACCATAAGTTACACGGCGGAAAGATACAATATGATGAGGTAACCCTCTCACATAGAGCAACCGGATAAGAGAACAATAAGCACAAATGGTACAATATTTGTACATGTGCAAGAACCTCCAGAAAACGGGAATAAGAACACGGGCACGGACGAACCGTCCCACACAAGTTTCATTATGAGAATCATGGTACACAGTCTTCTCTAGAAACTCTAGAATTTACAATACACTCAGCACCTTACCAACTAGCAGCAACCACAAGTGGCAAGAAAACCACAAAACAAAGTTAATGCAGATTCTGTTACCTTCGATAACCTATGAGCTGCTCTCATACTGCTGAACCAAATGGCACGGGATTTGGTAGATTATTAGATATGTAAGCTCGAAACATATACGAATCAAATTTCATCTCAACTAAATATTTTTTGGCCATGTGTGCATGGCTGATACGCCtcaaacgtatttataatttttaaaGTATTCATGCTATATTTATATTATATTGCATAACTTTGGCACCATTTTTTCATCATTTTTCTAGACTAACACATTAATCCAGTGCCCACTGACAGTTGATATTTTTGGCTTTGTAGAAAAATGAATTTTTTGGGGTGTAAAAAATCAAAGAAAAATATGGAAATTATATTTTATATTGGAAGAACCATTGTGCCACTAACATCATAGGGAAGGGGGCCACCAGTTCCCCACGTGGCCAGGCCACGCGGCCACCCCCATGGGTGCATGGGCACCTAGACCCCCGTTCCATCGCCTCTCGAGTCGATGCCTCTGGATCTATATATACCCAAGAATGCCTCCCATATTTCAAGCCTAATTATTCCCGTTGTTGGGGTTACCTAATACGGGTAGGGTCACAAGACATGCATCTTGGATGA
It contains:
- the LOC119338897 gene encoding squamosa promoter-binding-like protein 10, which encodes MMSGGRMNPAASDDFPFAAMQPPPYVGFDHAGGGGQRHQGAMMYDNFDYAATFGQFQDAPNHQMLALPPSGDGAGGLVPMAPPPMPGMQLQMPPMPHGMHGHGDVYPAMGMVKREGGAGDAGRIGLNLGRRTYFSPGDMMAVDRILMRSRLGGVFGLGFGRAHHQAPRCQVEDCKVDLSGAKHYHRRHKVCEYHAKAALVAAAGKQQRFCQQCSRFHVLTEFDEAKRSCRRRLAEHNRRRRKPAAGTTATSSKDSAPPSKKPNAGAISGSYTADNNTLSTTKSTISSNTSAISFLQQGQARAVAATRPTTLTLGSSPERDDRQQQLHNHQEQQHFITSLLHNNINNSNILSCSSVSSSTMPSAATANGEVSNQNNDNANNNMHMFEVDFM